The Amblyomma americanum isolate KBUSLIRL-KWMA chromosome 3, ASM5285725v1, whole genome shotgun sequence genome window below encodes:
- the LOC144124053 gene encoding UDP-GlcNAc:betaGal beta-1,3-N-acetylglucosaminyltransferase 8-like, whose translation MSTYRVQAPKEAHGRGPGAEVVSCALCNERLSLGAAPLNGRLVWRAESRSHEVPPIRNHDVLWDFPDLYIDSWATWTPCPTITALVTSTPERRAQRDTIRATWGRLDQYSNCSLRVVFFMTLEREPTLSRLLKAENKQFHDIVVQRDTSDMRQPASSTAALLVEWVPANMVGSQFALRVTDDTHVHVRALLYTLSRLGEPSAAAFIFGRASRNKQHLEGCAYMAKSEAFLRLQPTFADEELDEEEGPLVTGRLARKAGLVAVHLEGFGPCDRRVAAAQLDELLTTGNDSTAHLTIRGLTPEKMVLLHRRISTTPSLTALFRAATLRTGAHLDSMIP comes from the exons ATGTCGA CCTACCGGGTGCAGGCGCCCAAGGAAGCGCACGGACGTGGTCCGGGGGCCGAGGTGGTGAGCTGCGCGCTCTGCAACGAGCGTCTGAGTCTCGGCGCTGCTCCCTTGAACGGCCGCTTGGTATGGCGCGCGGAGTCGCGCAGTCACGAAGTGCCACCGATACGGAACCATGATGTCCTGTGGGACTTCCCCGATCTGTACATAGATTCTTGGGCAACCTGGACGCCCTGTCCGACAATAACCGCGCTCGTCACATCGACACCCGAGCGCAGAGCGCAGAGGGACACCATTCGGGCTACCTGGGGCCGCCTCGACCAGTACTCCAACTGCAGCCTGCGCGTAGTCTTTTTCATGACCCTCGAGCGTGAACCAACGCTGAGCCGCCTTCTTAAG GCGGAAAATAAGCAGTTCCACGACATCGTGGTCCAGCGGGACACCTCGGACATGCGCCAgcccgcctcgtcgaccgccgcCCTGCTTGTCGAGTGGGTTCCGGCGAACATGGTAGGCTCGCAGTTCGCCTTGCGCGTCACCGACGACACGCACGTGCACGTGCGCGcactgctgtacacgctgagccGATTGGGCGAGCCGTCAGCGGCTGCGTTCATATTCGGGCGAGCCTCGCGAAACAAGCAACACTTGGAGGGCTGCGCCTACATGGCCAAGTCCGAGGCGTTCCTTCGCCTGCAGCCGACGTTTGCCGACGAAGAACTCGACGAGGAAGAGGGTCCATTGGTCACTGGTCGATTGGCGCGCAAGGCGGGGCTCGTCGCTGTGCACCTGGAAGGCTTCGGGCCCTGTGACCGTCGAGTAGCGGCTGCTCAGCTGGATGAGCTTCTGACCACCGGCAATGATTCTACGGCGCATCTAACAATACGCGGACTGACGCCCGAGAAGATGGTGTTGCTTCACCGTAGGATATCCACTACGCCCAGCCTTACCGCCTTATTCCGCGCCGCGACATTAAGGACAGGGGCACACCTTGATTCCATGATACCATGA
- the LOC144123268 gene encoding uncharacterized protein LOC144123268: MKRKTPAAQRPGAKSPESVYATPPSQLNAIPAGTATAAPPSIVPPGAQVPPSNNPPIPTVPAAQVQCAPSQAPSKGGPRESQPRPPAPLVPPAAHPAETPAQVQGPAIAEGAGGAAQNHQVVVNGQSHLTGSISSGRRSWVPFVALYACGMVVILFALIAYITLAIAQPDDITGETDVTNRSRALPTTQLPYAAKAERDVSKDELTTSTTTVDRLASTPSEEMPR, from the exons ATGAAGCGCAAAACGCCGGCTGCTCAGCGCCCAGGGGCAAAGAGCCCTGAAAGCGTTTACGCAACTCCACCTTCTCAGCTGAATGCGATCCCAGCGGGTACTGCGACAGCGGCACCACCCTCGATAGTGCCTCCTGGTGCCCAGGTGCCTCCCAGCAACAATCCGCCCATTCCAACAGTTCCAGCGGCGCAAGTGCAGTGTGCACCCTCTCAGGCTCCGAGCAAGGGAGGTCCACGGGAAAGCCAGCCGCGG CCTCCAGCCCCACTCGTTCCCCCTGCGGCGCATCCGGCAGAAACACCCGCCCAGGTACAAGGACCCGCCATTGCCGAAGGCGCTGGTGGCGCAGCACAGAACCACCAGGTTGTCGTCAACGGGCAGTCTCACTTGACAGGAAGCATTAGCAGCGGCCGCCGAAGCTGGGTGCCATTCGTAGCTCTCTACGCTTGCGGCATGGTCGTCATTCTTTTTGCGCTGATTGCCTACATAACCCTCGCTATTGCCCAGCCTGACGACATAACCGGGGAGACCGACGTCACGAACAGAAGCCGCGCTTTGCCAACGACGCAGCTGCCTTATGCTGCCAAGGCCGAGAGGGATGTAAGCAAGGACGAACTCACAACAAGTACCACTACAGTCGATCGACTGGCCTCAACTCCATCGGAAGAAATGCCCCGTTAA